A single Triticum dicoccoides isolate Atlit2015 ecotype Zavitan chromosome 2A, WEW_v2.0, whole genome shotgun sequence DNA region contains:
- the LOC119355595 gene encoding uncharacterized protein LOC119355595, translating to MGLSPSKRVDAALRRAPAFAAACDAAFDRCLADAQHAFSGVRPYQLADASEHLHSALRGSLPIVRRWVPSPPPRVRVDSALRASGLEGAAELSRDQFGEFAAELFREAVLAGAAEAALVRAPAGAAGILGVAIVSRAGAGAAGKLVAVYTAGVAAAVYLSLG from the coding sequence ATGGGCCTCAGCCCCTCAAAGCGCGTGGACGCGGCGCTCCGGCGGGCGCCGGCGTTCGCCGCCGCCTGCGACGCCGCCTTCGACCGCTGCCTCGCCGACGCCCAGCACGCCTTCTCCGGCGTCCGCCCCTACCAGCTCGCGGACGCGTCCGAGCACCTCCACTCGGCCCTgcggggctccctccctatcgtccgCCGCTGggtgccctcaccgccgccgcgcgTGCGCGTAGACTCTGCGCTGCGCGCCTCTGGCTTGGAAGGCGCTGCCGAGCTCTCGCGGGATCAGTTCGGGGAGTTCGCGGCCGAGCTGTTCAGGGAGGCCGTGCTCGCCGGCGCGGCAGAGGCGGCGCTCGTCCGTGCCCCGGCCGGCGCGGCCGGGATCCTCGGGGTGGCCATCGTGTCCCGCGCCGGCGCCGGGGCGGCTGGGAAGTTGGTCGCTGTCTACACCGCCGGCGTCGCCGCTGCTGTTTACCTCAGCTTGGGCtag